The proteins below are encoded in one region of Sminthopsis crassicaudata isolate SCR6 chromosome 1, ASM4859323v1, whole genome shotgun sequence:
- the VGLL4 gene encoding transcription cofactor vestigial-like protein 4 isoform X4, translating into MIKVRSKNGDCRKEHRERSRSPIERAVAPTMSLHGNHMYASIPSITMEQPLALTKNSMDASRTVGIPPALTSVERQQNRPSVITCASASNRNCNLSHCPIAHSGCVSSTPASYRRPPSTTTTCDPVVEEHFRRSLGKNYKEPEPVANSVSITGSVDDHFAKALGDTWLQIKAAKDGASSSPESASRRGQPSSPSSHMVNHNHSPSVVS; encoded by the exons ATGATTAAAGTGAG GAGCAAGAATGGGGATTGCCGAAAAGAACACCGGGAAAGAAGCCGCAGCCCCATTGAACGTGCTGTGGCTCCCACCATGAGTCTGCATGGCAATCACATGTACGCCTCCATCCCCAGCATCACCATGGAGCAGCCCCTTGCACTGACCAAAAACAGCATGGATGCCAGCAGGACGGTCGGCATCCCCCCAGCATTGACCTCCGTGGAACGGCAGCAG AACCGCCCCTCAGTTATCACCTGTGCCTCTGCAAGCAACCGTAACTGCAACCTCTCTCACTGCCCCATCGCCCACAGTGGGTGCGTCTCATCTACACCAGCAAGCTACAGGCGGCCTCCAAGTA CTACCACTACCTGTGACCCCGTGGTAGAAGAGCACTTCCGCCGGAGCCTCGGCAAGAACTACAAGGAACCAGAGCCCGTGGCAAACTCTGTGTCCATCACGGGGTCGGTGGATGACCACTTTGCCAAAGCACTGGGCGACACGTGGCTGCAGATCAAGGCCGCCAAGGACGGGGCCTCCAGCAGTCCCGAGTCCGCTTCCAGGAGGGGGCAGCCATCTAGCCCTTCTTCCCACATGGTCAATCACAATCACTCTCCCTCCGTCGTCTCATGA